The Helianthus annuus cultivar XRQ/B chromosome 16, HanXRQr2.0-SUNRISE, whole genome shotgun sequence genome includes a window with the following:
- the LOC110887798 gene encoding uncharacterized protein LOC110887798, giving the protein MVWRVPIVLNQIKNLHCSDLRIEDLPIAYRLRSHGSSRFLLFSTSGKPLILKATKNKDGWQRKFFFVKRDSIAEGASLPVEWLTTVNFKEVARPTAESEERINTVYRLPAIDRTFTTHVPSSSQYSSSEMSAPAKIPEIFDLDELDSYSDQIQVKKEPSPKTTATSKPSISKAIIIPKPLPATKPRSSSSRKRKEPDSPIISDTFPYEKHGFIEASGFMTSFLNQGLERLVNLYQESCKLNKTLESKLKEAEITISDQGMIAAAKSRHYEEKYKAMTQEHQVALNKATLQAQADLEAAHVQYERDMVSYRESLKSSVVISLLQARLKMAHEAKTLGFDCPSWDVGAWETKLKNLGGTSSKSTVDEPSKTVEKATDAEKDTEADPKTDVAESTMDQEGTTP; this is encoded by the exons atggtttggagagtaCCAATTGtacttaaccaaatcaaaaatcTCCATTGTTCCGACCTTCGCATTGAGGATTTGCCTATTGCTTATCGCCTCCGATCCCACGGCTCTAGCCGATTCTTGCTCTTCTCGACATCCGGCAAACCCTTGATTCTCAAGGCCACCAAAAACAAAGACGGATGGCAGCGCAAATTTTTCTTTGTCAAACGAGACTCCATTGCTGAGGGTGCCAGccttccggtggagtggttaaccaccg TGAACTTCAAGGAAGTTGCTCGCCCTACCGCTGAGTCAGAAGAGAGAATCAATACTGTTTACCGGTTACCTGCAATAGACAGGACTTTCACCACACACGTCCCGAGTTCcagccaatactcatcatccgaGATGTCTG CACCAGCTAAGATCCCTGAAATCTTTGATCTTGACGAATTGGACAGCTATTCTGACCAGATCCAGGTCAAGAAAGAACCTAGCCCCAAGACCACAGCTACATCCAAACCCAGCATCTCCAAAGCCATCATCATTCCTAAACCCTTACCGGCTACCAAACCCCGGAGTTCAAGTTCCCGCAAAAGGAAAGAACCTGATTCCCCTATCATTTCTGACACATTTCCTTACGAGAAGCACGGGTTCATTGAAGCTAGCGGGTTTATGACTTCTTTTCTTAACCAG GGTCTTGAGCGCTTGGTTAACTTATATCAAGAATCCTGCAAGCTCAACAAGACACTTGAATCTAAACTAAAGGAAGCAGAAATCACAATCTCCGACCAAGGTATGATTGCGGCCGCCAAATCTCGTCATTACGAGGAGAAATACAAAGCTATGACCCAAGAACACCAAGTTGCTCTCAACAAAGCTACTCTTCAAGCCCAGGCCGATCTGGAAGCCGCCCATGTGCAGTATGAACGGGATATGGTCAGCTACCGGGAAAGCCTCAAAAGTTCCGTCGTCATTTCTCTCCTCCAAGCCAGGTTGAAGATGGCTCATGAAGCCAAAACATTAGGTTTCGACTGCCCTTCTTGGGATGTTGGTGCTTGGGAGACCAAGCTAAAGAACCTTGGCGGCACCTCTTCCAAATCAACTGTCGATGAACCTTCCAAAACAGTCGAAAAAGCAACCGATGCTGAGAAGGATACTGAGGCGGATCCCAAGACGGATGTTGCTGAAAGCACTATGGACCAAGAAGGCACTACCCCCTAG